One Cinclus cinclus chromosome 24, bCinCin1.1, whole genome shotgun sequence genomic window carries:
- the RNF113A gene encoding E3 ubiquitin-protein ligase RNF113A, protein MAEGSGVCSFVFKKRVRAAGSGRRKRPGSDQERESSGDEGSTVVRKERRRDAPNPMIQKTRRCARDRPEYAPSSSEDEDPAKEIGVTYKSTRSAKPVGPEDMGATAVYELDTEKEKDAQAIFERSQKIQEELRGKEDDKIYRGINNYQKYVKPKDTSMGNASSGMVRKGPIRAPEHLRATVRWDYQPDICKDYKETGFCGFGDSCKFLHDRSDYKHGWQIERELDEGRYGVNDDENYEVSSDEEDMPFKCFICRGSFKNPVVTKCRHYFCESCALQHYRKSQRCYVCDKQTNGVFNPAKELMAKLEKHKGEEEQQSEPEEDPQ, encoded by the exons ATGGCGGAGGGGAGCGGCGTCTGCAGCTTCGTGTTCAAGAAGCGGGTCCGAGCCGCGGGCAGCGGCCGGCGAAAACGGCCCGGCAGCGACCAGGAGCGGG AGAGCAGCGGGGACGAGGGCAGCACCGTGGTGCGGAAGGAGCGGCGGCGGGACGCCCCCAACCCCATGATCCAGAAG ACCAGGCGCTGCGCGAGGGACAGGCCGGAGTACGCCCCGAGCAGCAGCGAGGATGAGGATCCTGCCAAGGAGATCGGCGTCACCTACAAATCCACCAGGTCGGCG AAACCTGTTGGCCCAGAGGACATGGGAGCCACAGCAGTGTATGAACTGGAcacagagaaggagaaggatgCCCAGGCCATCTTTGAGCGCAGCCAGAAAATCCAGGAG GAGctgagaggaaaggaagatgaTAAAATTTACCGTGGTATTAACAACTACCAGAAGTATGTGAAGCCCAAGGACACATCGATGGGAAATGCCTCTTCAGGAATGGTCAG GAAAGGCCCCATCCGTGCTCCGGAGCACCTGCGGGCCACGGTGCGCTGGGACTACCAGCCTGACATCTGCAAGGACTACAAAGAGACCGGGTTCTGCGGCTTCGGGG ACAGCTGCAAGTTCCTGCACGACCGCTCGGACTACAAGCACGGCTGGCAGATCGAACGGGAGCTGGACGAAGGCCGCTACGGCGTCAATG ACGATGAAAACTACGAGGTGAGCAGTGATGAGGAGGACATGCCTTTCAAATGCTTCATCTGCAGAGGCTCTTTCAAGAACCCCGTGGTCACCAA GTGTCGGCACTACTTCTGTgagagctgtgccctgcagcacTACCGCAAATCCCAGCGCTGCTACGTCTGTGACAAACAAACCAACGGGGTCTTCAACCCTGCAAAAG AGCTCATGGCAAAATTGGAAAAACACAAAGGGGAGGAGGAGCAACAGTCAGAGCCTGAAGAGGACCCACAGTAG